Proteins from a genomic interval of Motacilla alba alba isolate MOTALB_02 chromosome 11, Motacilla_alba_V1.0_pri, whole genome shotgun sequence:
- the MARVELD3 gene encoding MARVEL domain-containing protein 3, with product MAERGCPRALRGERAGAGRRAVAAPEAEGPRGSRTVPGSLERRRCLYLHTGRACCQMVEVLLAVLILVCSSVSCGSAGGYTGLPALGGIYYYQYGGAYSGFSAAEGERAQQLDQRFYLLKLPIARAAMAVGGCLLVFPCVLILVSVLQVPWHFPAWLLIECTLYIASAVGTVPALYYFLHSLLSVYNSSVCKEREQLYQSKGYQGFWCSLHGAEIAAGLLGCMAAMAYLLSAGLAVRDYRTVREQKQKPLQL from the exons aTGGCGGAGCGGGGCTGCCCCCGTGCCTTGCGGGGGGAACGCGCCGGGGCGGGCAGGCG CGCCGTAGCCGCGCCAGAGGCAGAGGGGCCGCGGGGAAGCCGCACCGTGCCGGGGTCGCTGGAGCGCCGCCGCTGCCTGTACCTGCACACGGGCCGGG cctgctgccagATGGTGGAGGTCCTGCTCGCCGTCCTGATCCTGGTCTGCAGCTCCGTGTCCTGTGGCTCGGCGGGAGGATACACCGGCCTGCCCGCGCTGGGGGGCATCTACTACTACCAGTACGGCGGGGCCTACAGCGGCTTCAGCGCAGCGGAGGGGGAGCGAGCCCAGCAGCTCGACCAGCGCTTCTACCTGCTGAAGCTGCCCATTGCAAGGGCAGCGATGGCCGTGGGAGGGTGTCTCCTGGTCTTCCCTTGTGTTCTAATTTTGGTTAGTGTTCTGCAGGTCCCGTGGCACTTCCCAGCATGGCTGCTAATTGAATGCACCTTGTACATAGCGAGTGCAGTTGGCACAGTGCCTGCTCTGTACTATTTCCTCCATTCTCTGCTGAGCGTTTATAATTCATCAGTGTGCAAAGAGAGAGAGCAGCTTTATCAAAGCAAAGGCTACCAGGGCTTCTGGTGCAGCCTGCATGGGGCAGAGATTGCTGCCGGCCTATTGGGCTGCATGGCTGCCATGGCATACCTGCTCAGCGCAGGCCTAGCTGTCAGAGATTACAGGACAGTGCGTGAGCAGAAACAGAAGCCACTGCAATTATAA